A section of the Carya illinoinensis cultivar Pawnee chromosome 12, C.illinoinensisPawnee_v1, whole genome shotgun sequence genome encodes:
- the LOC122288912 gene encoding pentatricopeptide repeat-containing protein At3g14580, mitochondrial has protein sequence MIPRSLFSVNTTKARHAIFASLLTSPTIIIRTPSSSTILLLPSSSFSSISSCPVPPQDTHTLNRLNQKDWLATNEVLKFIEALEDPSSVIAFLDRYAKRKDYKPSEALYTLVVDKLAQAKMFDAIEDVMHRIKAPKHRCRLSDDFFYNVIRVYGNVAGRVSKAIDTLFDMPNYNCWPAVRTFNFALNLLVSAKRFDLVHGVYMSAPKLGVEIDACCLNILIKGLCEYGKLEDAFHVLDEFPKQRCEPNVRTFSTLMHALCDRGKIEEAFGLLERMEKEGIFPDTITFNILISGLRKERRVEEGMELLERMKHKGCYPNSGSYQEVLYGLLDSNKFVDAKEFMHRMISEGLDPSFESYKLIIRGLSKKNLLEDVDWALKQMVLQGFVPKMGMWKRILRSMFPRKSRYGSISCEEILEN, from the coding sequence ATGATTCCTCGTTCTTTGTTTTCGGTCAATACTACGAAGGCCCGCCATGCAATCTTTGCGTCTCTCCTTACAAGCCCAACAATCATCATCCGAACCCCATCATCTTCcacaattcttcttcttccttcttcttcgtTCTCTTCAATCTCTTCCTGTCCGGTTCCACCCCAAGATACCCACACTCTCAATAGACTCAACCAGAAGGACTGGTTGGCGACAAACGAGGTTTTGAAATTCATCGAAGCCCTCGAAGACCCCAGCTCCGTGATCGCTTTCTTGGACCGCTACGCAAAGCGAAAGGACTACAAGCCCAGTGAAGCTCTTTACACTTTGGTCGTCGACAAACTAGCTCAGGCGAAAATGTTTGATGCCATTGAAGATGTCATGCACAGAATTAAAGCCCCAAAGCATCGTTGCCGTTTATCCGATGACTTCTTCTACAATGTTATTAGGGTTTATGGCAATGTAGCCGGTCGCGTAAGCAAAGCGATCGATACCCTTTTCGATATGCCCAACTACAATTGCTGGCCTGCAGTGAGAACCTTTAATTTTGCCCTGAACTTGCTTGTTTCCGCTAAACGTTTCGATCTTGTCCATGGGGTGTACATGAGTGCTCCTAAGTTGGGCGTCGAGATTGATGCTTGTTGTCTTAATATACTCATTAAGGGGTTGTGCGAGTATGGTAAATTGGAGGACGCGTTTCACGTGCTCGATGAATTTCCAAAGCAAAGGTGTGAGCCGAACGTGAGGACATTCTCAACTCTAATGCACGCGTTGTGTGACCGTGGGAAGATAGAGGAAGCATTTGGGTTACTTGAGAGGATGGAAAAGGAGGGGATTTTTCCAGACACGATCACATTCAATATTCTGATTTCAGGGCTCAGGAAAGAAAGGAGAGTTGAAGAGGGGATGGAGCTTCTGGAGAGAATGAAGCACAAGGGTTGTTACCCGAATTCTGGGTCTTATCAAGAGGTTTTGTATGGTTTACTAGATAGCAACAAGTTTGTCGATGCAAAGGAGTTCATGCATCGGATGATCTCAGAGGGTTTAGATCCAAGTTTTGAGTCTTACAAGTTAATAATTCGTGGGTTATCCAAGAAAAACCTTTTGGAGGATGTGGATTGGGCCTTGAAGCAGATGGTGCTCCAAGGTTTTGTACCAAAGATGGGGATGTGGAAGCGGATTCTCCGGAGCATGTTTCCAAGAAAGAGCAGATATGGCAGCATTTCTTGTGAAGAAATTTTAGAGAATTAG